Below is a genomic region from Phycisphaerae bacterium.
ATGGGAAACCGGGGGGACCTCAGCGGTACGGACGCTACTGCTCCTGTCGCTGCTGGCGGCGCTGCCCGGTATCTACTCATTCGCTTACTACTGGGTCCGCGACGCCAAGACTACGCCCTACAACTATCTGGACGTCCTCAATGCTGAAACACACGAGCTGCCGGAATCGTCCGATGGCGCCCAGGCGAAACTACGCCGCGTCGTCTGGCTCGCCCGGGCCGAGCAGTTTCGCTATCTCATGGGCAACAACTGGAACGGAATTCGCGCGAAAATGCGCTGGCTGCGGCTCGGCCTGCTGGACAACTCCATTCTGGATACGTTCGAAGCGAACATGCTGCTGCTGGCCCCCGTGCCCTCCGGCACCGTCTCGCTGATCCTGATTCTCTCGTTGAGCACGCTGGGCCTGGTGCGCACGCTTCGGCGGAACCCGGCCGCGGCAATGCTGTTGCTGGGCATGATCTTCTCGAGCGTGGCCTTCGTTTGCTACTACCGCATCGCTGGTGATGCGGCCGACATTCGTCCTCTCCTGTTCGCGCTGATCGTGCTGATCGGCGTCGGACTTACGCCGGTCTTCCCGCGGACGACCCGCCGGTTTGGAGCCGTGGCGGCCACGATCGTCTTCCTCCTCACCGTGGGCGTCACGTTCATTGACGCCCCTGGACGGCGCTGGCCGGGCCCCCGCCCGGACGCTCGTCCGTTGCTCCGCGACGTGAACCTCGCTTCTCTGCCGCCCGATGCCGTGGTCTTTGCCGCCTGGCCTGCGGCGACGCCGCTTTGGTATGCGCGGCTGTTCATCACGCCGCGCCCCGACGTGACCATCATTAACGCCCAGACCTACAACTGGTTCGCCATGTTCGATCCACGATTCGCCGACCGCACATTCGCGGCCGTGCCCGTCGCCCCGGAATGGCCCGGCTATGAATGGGTCCCGCACGGCAAGATTCTGCGGCTGGAGCCTTTGGCCGAAACCGGGATTGGGGCGCCATAGTTCCCGTGGCGCCGGAACACCTAACGTTGGGGGCCAACCTTGACGGTAATCGGCGCGGCGAGTAGCCTCCGGCAGTCACCATCCAAGGTTGTTCGGATAGCGGCGGAAGAAAGGTCCCGGGGACAGTTCGCCGCAGGCTTCCCTTCGACCTGAACGAGATGACTGGCCTGGAGAGGTGGGTGAGTGGCTGAAACCGACGGTTTGCTAAACCGTTGTACTGGGTAAACCTGGTACCGCGGGTTCGAATCCCGCCCTCTCCGATCGTTTCTCACGTCCTGACAAGTTTGCCGCGAAAGATCCCCGATCTGCGCCCGCCCGCAATCCGTGCCCTCCGCACGGCCTACACGTCCAGGTTCTTCACGTTCGTGGCATTGTCCTCGATGAACCGCCGGCGGATTTCCACGTTGTCGCCCATGAGCAAGCGGAAGATGCGGTCGGCTTCGCGGGCGTCGAGCTCCGCCTGCTCGATGTCCTCCATGTCCTCGGAGATGACCACGCGCAGCAGCGTGCGAACCTCAGGGTCCATGGTCGTCTCCCAGAGCTCCTCGGAGTTCATCTCGCCCAACCCCTTGAAGCGCTTCACGGCCATGCCCTCACGGCCGAGGCTCCGCACGCCGGGCGCGACTTCGACAAGATTGTCCATCTCGTGCAGCTTCTCGTCGCTGTCGCGAACCAGAAACTTGGCCGGAGGCAACTCGCCCGTGACCAGCTCCTCGCGAACCAGAAACAGGTCCGCAATGGAAAGACCTTTGGCTTCGATCCGCGCAAGAATGTCGTCGATCGCCCGGCATTCCGAGAGCGGGAAGCGCACGATGCGCCCGGCCGCGTCGTCCTCCGCATTCTGACGCGCCTCGTCGGCGTCGGTCTCGGAGAGCAACACGTGGCGACTTTCCATGACCTCCACCGGCTTGCCTGCCCGGTCGGATTCCTCCGACACAATTTCCGCCACGGCCTCCTCGGTGTGCACGAAGCGCTCTTCCGGCTCCTCCACTCCCGCGCGGTGAATGTGCAGAAGCACCTTCGGCAAGCCGCGTTGCGGATCGCGGTGCTGCTCGACCAAGGTGCGAAAATCCAGCCCGCGCCGCGCCAGGACGCGGCGCTGCGTCTCCAGCGCATCGAGGTCGGTGATCAACTCGCGCAGTGCCGCGCCGTCAATCACGCGTTCCGCTCCCGCGCCGTCGCGAACCAGCAGCGCCGAACCACCCAGTCCAATCTCCGATAGCTTGGCGTTCAGCACACGATCGTCGAGCACGTATTCGGTGTGTTTCCCCTTGCGTACCTGGTAGAGCGGCGGCTGGGCCACGAACACCCGGCCCGCCTCGACCAATGGCCGCATGTGCCGGAAGAGGAACGTCAGCAGGAGCGTACGGATGTGCGAGCCGTCCACGTCGGCGTCGGTCATGATCACGATCTTGCCGTAACGGCACTTGGCGACATCGAACTCCTCCTTGCCGATGCCGCATCCGATGGCCGAGATCATCTTGGTGATCTCGTCGTGCGACAGCATCTTGTCGACCCGGGCCTTCTCTACGTTCAGGATCTTGCCCTTGAGCGGAAGGATGGCCTGCGTGAACGAGTCGCGCCCCTGCTTGGCGATGCCCCCGGCCGAGTCGCCCTCCACCAGGTAGAGCTCCGTCGAATCCGAGTCCTTGCTGCGGCA
It encodes:
- a CDS encoding DNA gyrase subunit B; translated protein: MSQTMLTEPRYDESSITVLEGLAAVQKNPGMYIGGTGSAGLHHLVYEALDNAVDEALEGYCDSILIRLNADGSCAVVDNGRGIPVGPMKHENPKLNGRPALEVVMTVLNSGGKFDRKSYKVSGGLHGLGISVVNALSEWLRVEVHRDGKIHTMRFERGATVQEMQSTAGTDRTGTTIEFKPDPNVFQECEFKYETLQNRARELAYLNDRLRIRIVDEIGGRESEYYYEDGLKDFCGHLAEGVEWLHKEPILIRGEDADSGLACQVSLLFTDAYEENLICFANNIHNVHGGTHMSALKTAVARVAANYAKKNDLIKGNTQVTGDDWREGLIAVAAVKLRDPKFEAQTKVKLLNPEVETFLQQLLNERLGNYFEEHPTDARKIVQKGIQAAQAREAARKARDLSRKSALSSGGLPGKLWDCRSKDSDSTELYLVEGDSAGGIAKQGRDSFTQAILPLKGKILNVEKARVDKMLSHDEITKMISAIGCGIGKEEFDVAKCRYGKIVIMTDADVDGSHIRTLLLTFLFRHMRPLVEAGRVFVAQPPLYQVRKGKHTEYVLDDRVLNAKLSEIGLGGSALLVRDGAGAERVIDGAALRELITDLDALETQRRVLARRGLDFRTLVEQHRDPQRGLPKVLLHIHRAGVEEPEERFVHTEEAVAEIVSEESDRAGKPVEVMESRHVLLSETDADEARQNAEDDAAGRIVRFPLSECRAIDDILARIEAKGLSIADLFLVREELVTGELPPAKFLVRDSDEKLHEMDNLVEVAPGVRSLGREGMAVKRFKGLGEMNSEELWETTMDPEVRTLLRVVISEDMEDIEQAELDAREADRIFRLLMGDNVEIRRRFIEDNATNVKNLDV
- a CDS encoding DUF2723 domain-containing protein; the encoded protein is MGSKPSHVDTTIRDATRGIDLAARAPRTEGPPIPAPRSTQRGTLEGDENAWPRLGLVDWLAILLTILVAVAITVPRLPPGICLGDSGGFQLAAATLGITHPPGYAGYVSIAHVVSWIPGLDPPLTVTLLCHLSGLAVLALCMMFQIRLGVHAFLAGALTLLLCAYVQIWTNLIKAEVYLPSLALMSASFYLLLRYAALGHRRDLLIAALVYGLVVANRPPAILALPFVLSAWWIARRRWETGGTSAVRTLLLLSLLAALPGIYSFAYYWVRDAKTTPYNYLDVLNAETHELPESSDGAQAKLRRVVWLARAEQFRYLMGNNWNGIRAKMRWLRLGLLDNSILDTFEANMLLLAPVPSGTVSLILILSLSTLGLVRTLRRNPAAAMLLLGMIFSSVAFVCYYRIAGDAADIRPLLFALIVLIGVGLTPVFPRTTRRFGAVAATIVFLLTVGVTFIDAPGRRWPGPRPDARPLLRDVNLASLPPDAVVFAAWPAATPLWYARLFITPRPDVTIINAQTYNWFAMFDPRFADRTFAAVPVAPEWPGYEWVPHGKILRLEPLAETGIGAP